The Humulus lupulus chromosome 4, drHumLupu1.1, whole genome shotgun sequence genome has a window encoding:
- the LOC133829792 gene encoding acyl-CoA--sterol O-acyltransferase 1-like, which translates to MEDELSNFIKVWLSILVSLSYCYVMSKVVSKGMKRLLCFLPIVFLFLFLPLKLNSINFGGGTAFFISWLANFKLLLLAFEKGPLSSPNPSISFGLFMAIACLPIEIKQNPSQNDTNPPSPNSQSSRKASQNKENPSHKTTKEATKRPLINFPTKALLLAILLKVLDQKQHIHPNVVLVIFCFLIYLLLEIILATVAALARALVGLELEPQFNEPYLSTSLQDFWGRRWNLMVTRILRPTVYEPTLRFASPFLGRKWAPVPAINGTFLVSGLVHELIYYYMARVPPTWEVTSFFVLHGLCLTVEITLKKALNDTWRLPRVVSAVLTIGFVMLTGFWLFFPQFLRCKADVRLLHEYAIFGGLFRNLL; encoded by the coding sequence ATGGAGGACGAATTGAGCAACTTCATCAAGGTATGGCTTTCAATCTTGGTTTCTTTATCTTATTGCTATGTTATGAGTAAAGTGGTCTCCAAAGGCATGAAAAGACTCCTTTGTTTTCTCCCAATTGTCTTCCTCTTTCTCTTTCTTCCTCTCAAACTCAATTCCATAAACTTCGGAGGTGGAACTGCCTTTTTCATTTCTTGGCTAGCTAACTTCAAGCTTTTACTCTTAGCTTTCGAAAAAGGCCCTTTATCTTCACCAAACCCATCAATCTCATTTGGTCTTTTCATGGCCATTGCTTGCCTCCCCATAGAGATCAAACAAAACCCATCTCAAAACGACACGAACCCACCTTCACCAAACTCACAATCTTCAAGAAAAGCTAGTCAAAACAAAGAAAACCCATCTCATAAAACGACAAAAGAAGCCACAAAACGACCTCTAATCAACTTCCCAACAAAAGCTCTTCTTTTGGCCATTCTACTTAAAGTTCTTGATCAAAAACAACACATTCACCCAAATGTCGTTTTGGTTATTTTCTGTTTTTTGATATATTTACTCCTCGAGATCATTTTGGCCACAGTGGCTGCCTTGGCTCGAGCCTTGGTGGGACTTGAGCTCGAGCCACAGTTCAACGAGCCATACCTCTCGACCTCACTCCAAGACTTCTGGGGACGAAGGTGGAACCTCATGGTAACGCGTATACTGCGCCCCACCGTATACGAACCCACCCTCAGATTCGCATCACCTTTTCTGGGCCGAAAGTGGGCTCCGGTCCCAGCCATCAATGGAACCTTCCTGGTCTCCGGCCTCGTTCACGAGCTCATTTACTATTACATGGCGCGCGTGCCGCCCACGTGGGAGGTGACGTCTTTCTTCGTTCTCCATGGACTTTGTTTGACGGTCGAGATTACTCTCAAGAAGGCTTTGAATGACACGTGGCGGCTTCCAAGGGTGGTGTCAGCAGTGTTGACTATTGGGTTTGTGATGTTGACCGGTTTTTGGCTTTTCTTTCCACAATTTCTTCGGTGCAAAGCTGATGTTAGGCTGCTTCATGAATATGCGATTTTTGGTGGTCTTTTTAGGaatttattatga